Proteins encoded together in one Prevotella scopos JCM 17725 window:
- a CDS encoding YncE family protein, which translates to MKKNLLALGVILMSALTFTACSDDNDFTYTQPAVSNTDVYVACAGNWNQNDGTVGILDYNSESRPTAPYIYSNAYMTQNGIGIGDAQDLIVFGTKLVVTCTTSSKVEVLDRMGKTEQTIKLHNASPRYLATDGNYVYFSAYNGKVYKMNPNNAQKPLVDSVEVGDHPEALSVANGKLYANISGYGNGNTVAVVDCNSFKKTKTLTVGKNPYNQSIAVGNDIYFVSMFNNDNALVQKINAKNDEVKKLFKASSIAYSAKKNALVCLYATYYDTNKRFFIYDLATGKETDLDMAGLKNPSQVNVDRYGNIYVIDNPSYTAPSEVFYYSPEGKLIQGKIVVGYSAQNVRFAN; encoded by the coding sequence ATGAAAAAGAATCTTCTTGCGCTTGGTGTCATTCTGATGTCAGCGCTTACATTCACAGCTTGTAGTGATGACAATGACTTTACTTACACACAGCCAGCAGTATCTAACACAGATGTATATGTTGCTTGTGCTGGTAACTGGAATCAAAACGATGGTACAGTGGGTATTCTCGACTATAACAGCGAGTCACGTCCAACTGCACCATACATCTACAGCAATGCTTACATGACTCAAAATGGTATCGGAATCGGTGATGCACAGGACTTAATTGTCTTTGGAACTAAGCTTGTCGTTACTTGTACAACATCTTCAAAGGTTGAAGTTTTGGACCGAATGGGTAAGACAGAACAAACAATTAAGTTGCATAACGCCAGTCCACGCTATTTGGCAACAGATGGTAATTATGTTTACTTCTCTGCTTACAATGGTAAGGTATACAAGATGAACCCTAACAACGCACAGAAGCCATTGGTTGACTCTGTAGAAGTAGGCGATCATCCAGAGGCACTTTCTGTTGCTAATGGTAAACTTTATGCAAACATCTCAGGTTATGGTAATGGGAATACTGTAGCTGTTGTTGACTGTAACTCATTTAAGAAGACAAAGACACTTACCGTAGGTAAAAATCCTTACAACCAGAGTATTGCTGTTGGTAATGATATTTACTTTGTATCAATGTTCAACAATGATAATGCTCTTGTACAGAAGATTAATGCTAAAAACGATGAGGTTAAAAAGCTCTTCAAGGCAAGTTCAATTGCATACAGTGCTAAGAAGAACGCACTCGTATGCCTATATGCTACCTACTATGATACGAACAAGCGTTTCTTTATCTATGATCTCGCAACTGGAAAGGAAACCGACCTTGATATGGCAGGCCTCAAAAATCCTTCACAGGTTAATGTTGACCGTTATGGTAACATCTATGTTATAGATAACCCAAGCTATACGGCACCAAGTGAAGTTTTCTATTACTCTCCAGAGGGTAAACTTATTCAGGGCAAAATTGTAGTTGGATATAGCGCACAGAACGTTCGCTTTGCCAACTAA
- the nhaD gene encoding sodium:proton antiporter NhaD, which yields MSTLTIAIISVFVLGYALIAMEGLTKINKAAIALLMFVFCWTLFMVDPAPFVQLMHPDFSGAGENVVAFANSLITEHLGDTATTLFFLMGAMTIVEIVDQNGGFNWVKNVMQSKTKRSLLWKIAFMTFFLSAILDNLTTSIVMIMILRKLIHDKHDRMIYASLVIIAANSGGAFSPIGDVTTIMLWNSGMITAGGVLSEIFIPSLVSMLIPAFLLSLSLKGNIQRDELANDLSGDHEVLEFNGMQRKIIFAIGVGGLCFVPVFHFFTDLPPFVGILLVLGILWTITEVFYHNLHKRRGDNVHFSKRVSTLLSRIDMSTILFFLGILMAVACLEEVGVLRELGSGLNIAFDGNHYAVTGIIGVLSSIVDNVPLVAGSMGMYPIQATGDMAVDGLFWQLLAYCAGVGGSMLIVGSAAGVVVMGLEKITFGWYMKRISWIAFVGYIAGILSYWVIRSFVFTTPL from the coding sequence ATGTCTACACTAACAATTGCAATTATCTCGGTCTTCGTTTTGGGCTATGCGCTCATTGCTATGGAGGGCCTTACTAAGATTAACAAGGCTGCAATCGCTTTGTTGATGTTTGTGTTCTGCTGGACACTTTTCATGGTTGATCCAGCTCCGTTTGTACAGCTTATGCATCCTGATTTTAGTGGTGCAGGTGAGAATGTTGTTGCTTTTGCCAACTCCTTGATAACGGAGCACTTGGGCGACACTGCTACTACGCTTTTCTTCCTTATGGGAGCTATGACGATTGTCGAAATCGTCGATCAGAATGGTGGTTTCAACTGGGTGAAGAATGTCATGCAGTCGAAGACGAAGCGCAGTCTTTTATGGAAGATTGCTTTTATGACCTTCTTCCTCTCTGCTATTCTTGACAACCTGACAACGAGTATCGTGATGATAATGATTCTTCGTAAGCTGATTCACGATAAGCATGACCGAATGATTTACGCTTCTTTGGTTATTATTGCGGCAAATTCTGGTGGTGCCTTCTCACCAATCGGCGATGTAACAACTATTATGTTGTGGAATTCAGGTATGATTACAGCTGGTGGTGTTCTCAGTGAGATATTTATTCCATCCTTGGTTTCAATGTTGATACCAGCCTTCTTACTATCGCTTTCATTGAAAGGCAATATCCAAAGAGACGAGTTGGCAAATGACCTGTCAGGTGATCACGAAGTGTTAGAGTTTAATGGAATGCAGCGAAAAATTATTTTTGCTATCGGCGTAGGTGGCCTTTGCTTTGTACCTGTGTTCCATTTCTTCACTGACTTACCTCCTTTTGTTGGTATCTTGTTGGTACTGGGTATTCTTTGGACTATTACTGAAGTATTCTATCATAATCTTCACAAACGGAGAGGTGACAATGTTCACTTCTCAAAGCGCGTGAGCACCTTGCTAAGTCGTATTGATATGTCAACCATTCTTTTCTTCCTTGGTATTTTGATGGCTGTGGCTTGTCTAGAGGAAGTTGGTGTGTTGAGAGAATTAGGAAGTGGTTTGAACATTGCTTTCGATGGTAACCATTATGCTGTTACAGGTATTATCGGTGTACTTTCATCTATCGTAGATAACGTTCCTCTCGTTGCAGGAAGTATGGGTATGTATCCTATTCAGGCAACAGGTGATATGGCTGTCGATGGTCTCTTCTGGCAGTTGCTCGCTTATTGTGCAGGTGTAGGTGGTTCAATGCTTATCGTTGGTTCTGCAGCAGGTGTCGTTGTAATGGGTCTTGAAAAGATTACCTTTGGCTGGTATATGAAGCGCATATCTTGGATTGCCTTCGTTGGTTATATTGCCGGAATTCTCTCATACTGGGTTATCCGCTCATTTGTTTTCACAACTCCACTTTAA
- the ligA gene encoding NAD-dependent DNA ligase LigA, with product MNEEIQSLIDRLNAASDAYYNGREELMTDYEWDAAFDKLKRLEEETGIILPNSPTQNVSADKLTGKKEAHEFPALSLAKTKKVEDLAKWAENKPIWISWKLDGLTLVVTYDNGKLTKVVTRGNGHIGTNITHLSKAIDGILQTIPYKGHLVIRGEAAISYPDFEQFNMEAEEEYANPRNLASGSLTLKDINEVKARHIRWIPFTLVYTEEEINSWGKRMEWLEHQGFNVVDRELIEQPTINNIEQVIHRWTERVTGTSSSPFLYPVDGLVITYDDTAYAATGTVTGHHATRAGFAFKWQDESAETELNFIEWSCAASTISPVAVFQPVELEGTTVKRASLCNISECERLGIGDKGTKIAVIKANKIIPKVINVIERVGIFHIPETCPVCHSATEVTESEVSSTRTLHCTNVHCPAKQLKKFGRFVSKEGVNIDGLSEQTIQKFINLGWIIEYADFFHLNKHANELRTMEGFGNKSVAKLLTAIEKARNVEARRLLFALNIPLVGQDVCNRLLSAYSLEELIKTAAESANDDVFSTIAGIGPEKSTSFVRWMKDADNHSMLQHLLSELNISQTSSAPTGTGCQGLTFVITGDVHHYKNRNELKVYIESQGGKVTGSVSKSTNYLINNDVDSTSGKNQKAKELSIPIISEDEFIARFAQTKASEQPTEMTLF from the coding sequence ATGAACGAAGAGATACAATCACTTATTGACCGGCTTAATGCAGCTTCTGACGCCTACTATAATGGTCGTGAAGAGCTTATGACTGATTACGAATGGGATGCTGCCTTTGATAAACTAAAAAGATTAGAAGAAGAAACAGGCATCATACTTCCCAATTCGCCCACACAAAATGTTTCTGCCGATAAGTTAACAGGAAAAAAGGAAGCGCATGAGTTCCCTGCACTGTCATTAGCAAAGACGAAAAAAGTAGAGGACCTTGCTAAATGGGCAGAAAACAAACCAATTTGGATTTCATGGAAGTTGGATGGACTAACCCTTGTTGTCACATACGATAATGGCAAACTAACCAAGGTTGTCACACGTGGTAATGGACACATCGGAACCAATATTACCCATCTCTCCAAGGCCATTGATGGTATTTTACAGACCATACCTTATAAAGGGCATCTCGTCATACGTGGTGAAGCAGCCATCAGCTACCCTGACTTTGAGCAGTTTAACATGGAAGCAGAGGAGGAATATGCTAATCCTCGCAACCTAGCATCAGGTTCTCTAACCTTAAAAGACATCAACGAAGTGAAGGCTCGCCACATACGTTGGATTCCTTTTACCCTTGTCTATACAGAGGAAGAAATCAACTCTTGGGGTAAAAGAATGGAATGGCTTGAACATCAAGGGTTCAATGTTGTTGATAGAGAACTTATAGAACAACCTACAATAAACAATATAGAACAAGTCATTCATCGTTGGACTGAAAGAGTAACGGGCACAAGTTCGTCACCTTTCCTCTACCCTGTTGATGGTTTAGTCATAACATATGACGACACAGCATACGCAGCAACAGGAACTGTCACAGGTCATCATGCTACACGTGCTGGCTTCGCTTTCAAATGGCAAGATGAAAGTGCAGAGACAGAGTTGAACTTCATAGAATGGTCTTGTGCAGCATCAACCATCTCCCCTGTTGCTGTTTTTCAGCCTGTCGAACTAGAAGGAACAACTGTCAAACGTGCATCACTCTGCAATATATCGGAATGTGAGCGATTAGGAATTGGCGATAAGGGAACGAAGATTGCTGTTATCAAGGCAAATAAGATTATTCCGAAGGTTATCAATGTCATTGAAAGAGTTGGAATTTTCCACATTCCTGAAACCTGCCCTGTATGTCATTCTGCTACAGAAGTCACCGAGAGTGAAGTCAGCAGTACACGTACACTGCATTGTACAAACGTTCATTGCCCAGCAAAACAACTGAAGAAGTTCGGCAGATTCGTTTCGAAAGAAGGTGTAAACATCGACGGATTATCAGAACAGACTATTCAAAAATTCATTAATCTTGGATGGATTATAGAATATGCAGACTTCTTCCACCTCAATAAACATGCTAACGAGCTGCGCACTATGGAAGGTTTCGGCAATAAGAGTGTCGCCAAGTTGTTAACAGCCATTGAAAAGGCTCGCAACGTAGAAGCACGTCGTCTACTCTTTGCACTTAACATTCCACTTGTAGGACAAGATGTCTGCAATCGTTTGTTATCAGCTTATTCATTGGAGGAACTTATCAAGACAGCTGCAGAAAGCGCTAACGATGATGTCTTCTCAACAATTGCAGGTATCGGACCAGAGAAAAGCACAAGCTTTGTTCGTTGGATGAAAGATGCTGATAACCATTCCATGTTACAGCATTTACTATCTGAATTAAATATCAGTCAAACGTCTTCTGCTCCCACGGGGACCGGTTGTCAAGGATTGACTTTTGTTATTACAGGTGATGTTCATCACTACAAGAATCGCAATGAACTGAAGGTCTACATAGAGAGTCAAGGCGGTAAAGTAACAGGTTCTGTGTCTAAATCAACAAATTACCTTATCAACAATGACGTTGACAGCACTTCTGGAAAGAATCAGAAAGCAAAGGAGCTCTCTATTCCTATAATTTCAGAGGATGAGTTCATAGCTCGATTTGCACAAACAAAAGCATCTGAACAACCCACAGAAATGACTTTATTCTAG
- the trmD gene encoding tRNA (guanosine(37)-N1)-methyltransferase TrmD, whose product MRIDIITVLPEMLEGFVHESILARAEKKGLAEIRLHNLRDYTKDKWRRVDDYPFGGQAGMVMQIEPIDRCITALKEEREYDEVIFTSPDGEQFNQKIANDLSLGGNFIILAGHYKGVDQRVRDHLITREISVGDFVLTGGELPAAIIADAVVRLVPGVISDEQSALSDCFMDDMLSAPIYTRPRSYNGWDVPEILLSGNEAKIRQWEFNQAMERTKRLRPDLLKE is encoded by the coding sequence ATGAGAATAGATATCATCACCGTATTACCAGAGATGCTGGAAGGATTTGTACACGAAAGTATCCTTGCCAGAGCGGAAAAGAAAGGATTGGCAGAGATTCGTCTGCATAATCTTCGTGACTACACAAAGGATAAATGGCGTCGTGTTGACGACTATCCTTTTGGTGGACAGGCTGGTATGGTCATGCAGATTGAACCTATCGACCGTTGTATTACTGCTTTGAAAGAAGAACGAGAGTATGATGAAGTTATCTTCACATCTCCTGATGGCGAACAGTTTAATCAGAAAATAGCTAATGACCTCTCATTGGGAGGTAACTTCATTATTCTTGCAGGACATTATAAAGGTGTTGACCAACGTGTGCGCGACCATCTTATTACACGTGAGATATCTGTTGGCGACTTTGTTTTAACAGGTGGTGAACTACCAGCTGCCATCATTGCTGATGCTGTTGTACGATTAGTCCCGGGTGTTATCAGTGATGAACAAAGTGCACTCTCTGACTGTTTTATGGATGATATGCTCTCAGCACCTATCTACACTCGCCCTCGTAGCTATAATGGTTGGGATGTTCCAGAAATTCTACTCAGTGGAAACGAGGCTAAGATTAGACAATGGGAGTTTAATCAAGCAATGGAACGCACTAAACGACTACGCCCTGACCTCTTAAAAGAATAA
- a CDS encoding DUF5020 family protein has protein sequence MKRFFTLAICMIAAFCCANAQDVQLHYDLGHSLYKNLSSRTSVTTTVEMFKPDTWGSTYMFTDIDYKSDGVMGAYWEISREFNLTKNKQWAAHVEYNGGLGSGKSMDSYYGNRYQHAVLLGGAWNWASKDFSKTFSLQLMYKYQFKNAHTGAHPFSGFQLTEVWGTTFAKGLCTFSGFCDLWYDPNVNGKMILLSEPQFWFNLNTLKGMKDVNLSLGTEVEISNNFVWNDKGQNNRFYAIPTVAAKWTF, from the coding sequence ATGAAGAGATTCTTTACCCTCGCTATCTGTATGATAGCAGCTTTTTGTTGTGCAAATGCACAAGATGTCCAGTTGCATTATGACTTAGGTCATAGTCTTTATAAGAACCTAAGTTCTCGTACGTCAGTAACAACAACAGTAGAAATGTTCAAACCTGACACATGGGGTTCTACCTATATGTTTACTGATATTGACTACAAGAGTGATGGAGTAATGGGTGCTTATTGGGAGATTTCACGTGAGTTTAATCTTACGAAGAATAAGCAGTGGGCTGCACACGTAGAGTATAATGGTGGTTTAGGCTCTGGTAAAAGTATGGATAGCTATTATGGTAACCGTTATCAGCATGCTGTTCTTCTTGGTGGAGCATGGAACTGGGCATCAAAAGACTTTTCAAAGACGTTTAGTCTTCAGTTAATGTATAAGTATCAGTTTAAGAATGCTCACACTGGTGCACATCCTTTCAGTGGTTTTCAGCTGACTGAAGTATGGGGTACAACTTTCGCTAAAGGTCTTTGTACATTCTCTGGATTCTGTGATCTTTGGTATGATCCAAATGTTAATGGTAAAATGATTCTTCTCTCTGAGCCTCAGTTCTGGTTTAATCTCAATACGCTAAAGGGAATGAAAGATGTAAACCTCTCTTTGGGTACTGAGGTTGAGATTAGCAATAACTTTGTTTGGAATGACAAAGGACAGAACAATCGCTTCTATGCTATCCCTACGGTAGCTGCTAAGTGGACATTCTAA
- a CDS encoding (deoxy)nucleoside triphosphate pyrophosphohydrolase: METKHLNVVCAIVRDGDKILCTQRLRKGPNYIAEHWEFPGGKVKQGENDYEALRRELLEEMDWNIYVGAKLGSIEYEYPDFTIRLTAYDCMAHDNDFKLLAHIDSCWLTPEEFAKLNWTGADAELIKQLWK; this comes from the coding sequence ATGGAGACGAAACATCTCAACGTTGTTTGTGCTATCGTTCGTGATGGCGACAAAATCTTATGTACACAGCGATTACGCAAAGGTCCCAATTACATTGCCGAACATTGGGAGTTTCCTGGTGGTAAAGTCAAACAGGGAGAGAATGATTACGAAGCGTTACGTCGTGAATTGCTTGAGGAGATGGACTGGAACATTTATGTAGGAGCAAAACTTGGTAGCATAGAATATGAATACCCTGACTTTACGATTCGCCTTACGGCCTATGACTGCATGGCACACGACAATGACTTTAAGCTTCTTGCACATATCGATTCTTGCTGGTTAACACCTGAGGAGTTCGCTAAACTCAATTGGACTGGGGCTGATGCGGAACTTATCAAACAACTTTGGAAATAA
- a CDS encoding TonB-dependent siderophore receptor, whose amino-acid sequence MVKRLHSYLLLTGTLLYSAALPINAQGNTMGKVPTDSLTQDTLFSTPYLHAQTLQTVEVIGRNERSYKNTNSFIGTKTETPLKDIPQSIGYVTKELVRDQGATTVNEVVKNISGVNQYTFYNDFSIRGFRTTGNRNSGNLVNGMRAQTSLWKQQSLANIERVEVIKGPASALFGNAAPGGVINRVTKKPLPYQRNTVSTTVGSFNTLNTYGDFTGPLDKKNTLLYRLNIGYEHTDSYRDLQENTNYIVAPSFSFLPTQKTRFNVDIVYQRTNGKVDRGQPIFGDGDLNSVPISRSLSATNDYLKENLVNITLGVTHKFTDNLSFNATYLNSSYDEDLREHNQANAYVKLADGTQSPSRILMQCLVRQRHFRNNSFNTYFNYNVNTGPVNHRILLGYDYFQMAQQAGSSAMTAGGYLLKDGTTTTAFKPANIAKYVLDKDGNPQTNVPYYDLTSNNNNIERDYSKYIFVSTALSPYLQYSHGIYLQEQMEVGPVKLLLGIRQEIFTDVLNYKTNKESRTTQHAFIPRLGAVVAINKNLNVYGTWVKGFEPQSASVQGNPNTGGPFDPEYSQLLEAGLKGEWFDKRLSTTLSFFHLQKRNTLYNANDANNPELLEQVGEETSKGIELDVAGFILPNWSIVANYAYTHAAITKTATNSEKDYGMQRPNTPRNSFNIWSKYIIQTGALRNFGFGLGFNAVTKRYGQVGRRENTIVYPGYGLLNAALYYRLRNLQVQLNLDNAMNKVYWVGGYDKLRSFPGAPRSIKATVTYKF is encoded by the coding sequence ATGGTTAAAAGATTACACTCTTATCTTTTATTGACAGGCACCTTATTATATTCAGCAGCTCTGCCAATAAATGCACAAGGAAACACTATGGGAAAAGTCCCAACTGACAGCCTTACACAAGACACATTATTCTCAACTCCTTATCTGCACGCTCAAACGTTGCAGACGGTTGAAGTAATTGGGCGTAACGAACGTTCCTATAAGAATACCAACTCTTTCATCGGTACAAAAACAGAGACACCTTTGAAAGACATTCCACAGTCTATCGGCTACGTAACAAAGGAGTTAGTGCGCGACCAAGGCGCAACCACAGTTAATGAAGTTGTAAAGAATATCAGTGGTGTAAACCAATATACCTTCTATAATGACTTCTCTATCCGTGGTTTCCGCACTACTGGTAACCGCAATTCAGGAAACCTTGTCAATGGTATGCGCGCACAAACAAGTCTTTGGAAACAGCAGTCACTGGCAAATATCGAGCGTGTTGAAGTAATCAAAGGTCCTGCTTCTGCCCTTTTTGGCAATGCTGCACCAGGTGGTGTTATTAATCGTGTAACTAAGAAACCACTACCTTATCAACGCAATACAGTATCAACAACCGTTGGTAGCTTCAACACACTGAACACCTACGGAGATTTTACGGGACCATTAGACAAGAAGAACACCCTTCTATATCGTCTTAATATCGGTTACGAACATACTGATTCTTACCGTGACCTACAGGAAAATACAAACTATATCGTTGCACCATCTTTCTCATTCCTCCCAACACAAAAGACACGCTTTAACGTTGACATAGTTTATCAGCGCACCAATGGTAAAGTTGACCGTGGTCAGCCTATCTTTGGAGATGGTGACCTCAATTCAGTACCAATTAGTCGTTCGCTCTCTGCAACAAATGATTATCTAAAGGAGAACCTCGTGAATATCACACTTGGTGTAACCCATAAGTTCACGGATAACCTCTCCTTTAATGCTACCTATCTGAACTCTTCCTATGATGAGGACCTTCGTGAGCACAATCAGGCTAATGCGTATGTGAAGTTAGCCGATGGTACACAAAGTCCGTCACGCATTCTTATGCAGTGCCTTGTACGCCAGCGTCACTTCCGTAACAACAGTTTCAACACCTATTTTAACTATAACGTAAACACAGGTCCCGTTAATCATCGTATCCTTTTAGGTTATGACTATTTCCAGATGGCACAGCAAGCTGGCTCGTCAGCAATGACTGCAGGAGGCTATCTATTGAAGGACGGTACGACAACAACAGCCTTCAAGCCTGCCAACATTGCTAAGTACGTACTTGACAAGGATGGTAATCCACAAACGAATGTGCCTTACTATGACTTGACAAGTAATAATAACAACATTGAGCGTGACTATTCGAAGTATATCTTTGTCTCAACAGCACTCTCTCCTTACCTGCAGTATTCTCATGGTATCTATCTTCAAGAGCAGATGGAAGTAGGACCAGTAAAACTTCTCTTGGGTATACGTCAGGAGATATTCACCGATGTACTAAATTACAAGACCAATAAGGAGAGCCGTACAACTCAACATGCGTTCATTCCACGCCTTGGTGCTGTCGTTGCTATCAACAAGAATCTGAATGTGTATGGTACATGGGTAAAAGGCTTTGAACCACAGAGTGCATCCGTACAGGGGAACCCTAACACTGGTGGACCATTTGACCCAGAATACAGCCAGCTGTTAGAGGCGGGCTTGAAAGGTGAATGGTTTGACAAACGACTCAGTACTACCCTTTCTTTCTTCCATCTTCAGAAACGCAATACACTCTATAATGCCAACGACGCAAATAATCCAGAGTTGTTGGAACAAGTGGGAGAAGAAACTTCAAAGGGTATTGAATTAGATGTAGCAGGTTTCATTCTTCCTAATTGGAGTATCGTTGCTAACTATGCCTACACCCATGCTGCTATCACAAAGACTGCAACCAACTCTGAGAAAGACTATGGTATGCAACGTCCAAACACTCCACGCAACTCATTCAACATTTGGTCAAAGTATATCATTCAGACAGGTGCTTTACGCAACTTTGGTTTCGGTCTGGGTTTCAATGCAGTAACAAAGCGTTACGGACAAGTTGGAAGACGTGAGAATACCATTGTCTATCCTGGCTATGGACTCCTCAATGCAGCACTGTATTATCGACTTCGTAACTTGCAGGTACAGCTAAATCTCGACAACGCAATGAATAAAGTTTATTGGGTGGGAGGTTACGACAAGCTCCGTTCCTTCCCAGGTGCTCCACGCAGCATAAAAGCTACAGTGACTTACAAGTTCTAA
- a CDS encoding TonB-dependent receptor plug domain-containing protein, with amino-acid sequence MRQLASFLLLLCPLGAIAQTIDSDTTQTIDEVVVNGFRISGNVLASSPIQALSHADMEKLGIRDMGDALKRFAGVQVKDYGGVGGMKTVNIRGLGAAHTGVIYDGVQVGDCQSGQVDLSRFTLDNISLISLQIGQDDNIYQSAKSYASAGMINISTLQDYTVHNDKSTRKKTDLSTTIRTGSYGLFSPSLLFHQQFSRLGIGAYGSYERADGVYAFKLKNGIKTINERRNNSDIETWRGEINLDYQLNDKQILKWKTYGFTSHRGLPGAVIYDNTYSAERLVDKNVFTQLFYENQFSQRIKLKAAAKWNYSWSRYSDVPASGYKEDIYRQQEAYLTATLWSEPLQGLHLSLAQDYAHNHLSMSLSQAANPTRNSLWTALAANYRIGQFTFNTSLLATNITERVKLGNASDGFHRLSPAFSLQWRILQDLRFRFGYKDIFRTPTLNELYYTGIGNRRLNPEKSRQWNLGATYSHTFNRTLQLSLTADGYFGNVTDKIIAVPKMFYWQMMNAGKVRQIGLDISANAEKRWSNDWSLSVTGSYSMLNATDKTNPTDIYYGHQIAYTPRHSGSVSSLLHTPWLDLSYNLLLMGERYSLGYNILDNRMTAFTDHSITVSKDINILEQQLRLQFDLRNLGNKNYEVVRFYPMPGTNWRLTVSWKL; translated from the coding sequence ATGAGGCAGTTGGCTTCTTTCTTACTTTTATTGTGCCCACTCGGTGCGATAGCACAGACAATTGATTCTGACACAACACAAACCATAGATGAGGTTGTGGTCAACGGTTTCCGTATTTCTGGAAATGTATTGGCAAGTTCGCCAATACAGGCGCTTTCACATGCTGACATGGAAAAACTTGGCATCCGTGACATGGGTGACGCCTTGAAACGCTTTGCTGGTGTACAAGTGAAAGACTATGGTGGTGTGGGCGGTATGAAGACGGTAAACATCCGTGGTCTTGGAGCAGCTCATACGGGAGTCATTTATGATGGTGTACAGGTGGGTGATTGCCAGAGTGGACAAGTTGACTTGTCTCGCTTTACACTTGACAACATCTCACTCATCAGTCTTCAGATTGGTCAAGACGATAATATCTATCAGAGTGCAAAGTCATATGCTTCTGCAGGTATGATTAACATTAGCACACTGCAAGACTATACAGTCCATAATGATAAATCAACAAGAAAGAAGACCGACCTCTCTACAACCATCCGTACAGGTAGTTACGGTCTTTTCTCACCTTCCCTACTCTTCCACCAGCAGTTCTCACGGCTTGGCATTGGGGCATACGGAAGCTATGAAAGGGCTGATGGTGTTTACGCATTCAAGTTGAAAAATGGTATCAAGACCATCAATGAACGACGTAACAATAGTGACATTGAGACTTGGAGAGGAGAAATTAACCTCGATTATCAGCTCAATGATAAACAAATACTGAAGTGGAAGACATACGGCTTCACCTCTCATCGAGGCTTACCGGGTGCGGTCATCTACGATAACACCTACTCTGCCGAGCGATTAGTTGACAAGAATGTCTTCACACAACTATTCTATGAAAACCAATTCAGCCAGCGTATCAAGTTAAAAGCAGCAGCTAAGTGGAATTATTCATGGTCACGTTACTCAGATGTGCCTGCCAGTGGCTATAAAGAAGATATCTACAGACAGCAGGAAGCATATCTAACAGCAACCTTATGGAGCGAGCCTTTACAAGGACTTCACCTCTCTTTGGCACAAGACTATGCACATAATCATCTCTCAATGTCTCTTTCACAGGCTGCAAACCCTACACGTAACTCTCTGTGGACAGCACTTGCGGCAAACTATCGAATTGGACAATTCACATTCAACACTTCACTCTTAGCAACAAATATCACCGAACGAGTAAAACTTGGAAATGCCTCTGATGGCTTCCATCGTCTCTCCCCAGCCTTCAGCCTACAATGGAGAATCTTGCAAGACCTCCGTTTCCGCTTTGGATATAAGGATATCTTCCGTACTCCAACACTTAATGAACTTTATTATACAGGCATTGGCAATCGTCGCTTAAATCCAGAGAAGTCACGCCAGTGGAATCTCGGTGCAACCTATTCTCATACCTTCAATCGTACACTTCAGCTCTCATTGACGGCAGATGGATACTTCGGTAATGTCACAGATAAGATTATTGCAGTACCCAAGATGTTCTACTGGCAAATGATGAATGCGGGAAAAGTGCGACAAATAGGCCTTGACATCTCCGCTAATGCAGAGAAACGATGGAGCAATGACTGGTCACTCAGTGTGACAGGAAGCTATAGTATGCTCAACGCAACCGATAAAACTAATCCAACCGATATTTACTATGGACACCAGATAGCTTATACTCCACGCCATTCGGGGTCAGTTAGTTCGCTACTGCACACTCCGTGGCTGGATTTAAGCTACAACCTATTGTTGATGGGCGAACGCTATTCATTGGGATATAATATTCTTGACAACCGCATGACAGCCTTCACCGACCATAGTATTACAGTTTCAAAGGATATCAACATCCTCGAACAACAACTGCGTCTACAATTTGACTTACGCAACCTTGGTAATAAAAACTATGAGGTTGTACGCTTTTATCCTATGCCAGGAACAAACTGGAGACTCACAGTAAGTTGGAAACTTTGA